In a single window of the Bacillus clarus genome:
- a CDS encoding TerC family protein, with amino-acid sequence MDVSLLLEYGWVLLILIALEGILAADNALVLAIMVKHLPEEKRKKALFYGLAGAFVFRFGSLFMISFLVDVWQVQAIGAIYLMFIAGNHLFKTYVKKNAHEETEEKETEKKQENFWWTVFKVEVADIAFAVDSILAAVALAVTLPKTGLGTIGSLDTGQFLVIFTGGLIGLIIMRFAASAFVQILKRKPGLETAAFLIVGWVGVKLAVYTLAHPALNVLPHSFPESTPWKLTFWIVLVGIAVGGWFFSKDVEAEQVQKNLDEKAL; translated from the coding sequence ATGGATGTATCATTATTATTGGAGTATGGTTGGGTATTACTCATCCTAATTGCGCTCGAGGGGATTTTAGCGGCTGATAACGCACTCGTTCTTGCAATTATGGTAAAACATTTACCAGAAGAAAAACGAAAGAAAGCACTATTTTACGGATTAGCAGGAGCCTTTGTTTTCCGCTTCGGATCACTATTTATGATTTCATTCTTAGTGGACGTATGGCAAGTGCAAGCAATTGGTGCGATTTACCTTATGTTTATCGCTGGTAATCATTTATTTAAAACTTACGTTAAAAAGAATGCACACGAAGAAACAGAAGAAAAAGAAACAGAGAAAAAACAAGAGAACTTTTGGTGGACTGTATTTAAAGTCGAAGTTGCTGATATCGCCTTCGCAGTTGATTCAATTCTAGCTGCTGTTGCATTAGCAGTGACTTTACCGAAAACAGGATTAGGTACGATTGGTAGTCTTGATACAGGACAATTCCTTGTTATCTTTACAGGTGGGCTTATCGGTTTAATCATTATGCGATTTGCAGCATCCGCTTTCGTACAAATATTAAAACGCAAACCAGGACTCGAAACTGCAGCGTTCTTAATTGTTGGCTGGGTTGGTGTAAAATTAGCAGTTTATACGCTAGCACATCCTGCTTTAAATGTGCTTCCACATTCTTTCCCAGAATCAACGCCATGGAAACTTACATTCTGGATTGTATTAGTCGGAATCGCAGTTGGCGGTTGGTTCTTCTCTAAAGATGTAGAGGCAGAACAAGTACAAAAGAATTTAGACGAAAAAGCGCTGTAA
- a CDS encoding TrkH family potassium uptake protein, with the protein MKRINIGMSPPRVLTLSFIMLSLTGTCLLKLPIATTTSISWLDALFTTVSACTVTGLGVVDTGKVFTLFGQCVILALIQVGGLGIMSFAILIAIMLGRKIGLQNRILLQQALNQTNVGGVIRLAKALFIFSFTVECIATLLLSLEWIPKYGIAKGIYYSFFHSISAFNNAGFSIWSNNLMSHSHSILVNLVISSLIILGGIGFTVIVDIKRKKNFKNLTLHSKLMLSSTLIVNIIATSLIFIFEFHNSISMRGFTPFEEGMAAYFQAISTRTAGFNTVDIAVLSKPSLLLMMLLMFIGAGSASTGGGIKLTTFLIMLFGVLKFLQEQEDIVVFKKSIKDALIVKSLTITVISISFIFLSILILSITERVPLLMSAFEVFSAFGTVGLSMNLTPHLTIIGKTIIIFMMFFGKMGPLTLAFSFARKKQRKIKYPNEDILTG; encoded by the coding sequence ATGAAACGGATTAATATTGGCATGAGTCCTCCCCGCGTTCTTACTTTATCTTTTATCATGCTCTCTCTCACTGGTACATGCTTATTAAAGTTACCGATTGCTACTACAACTTCTATTTCATGGTTAGATGCTTTATTTACAACTGTTTCCGCGTGCACTGTTACAGGATTAGGTGTGGTAGATACAGGAAAAGTATTCACTTTGTTTGGACAATGCGTGATTTTGGCACTCATACAAGTCGGAGGACTTGGTATTATGAGCTTTGCCATTTTAATCGCCATTATGCTCGGCAGGAAAATCGGTCTTCAAAATCGGATATTATTACAACAAGCATTAAATCAAACAAATGTTGGTGGGGTCATTCGCCTCGCAAAAGCTCTATTTATATTTTCTTTTACGGTCGAATGCATCGCTACTTTGCTTCTTTCCTTGGAATGGATTCCAAAATACGGTATTGCGAAAGGGATATACTATAGTTTTTTCCATTCTATATCCGCCTTTAACAACGCTGGTTTTTCTATATGGAGTAATAATTTAATGTCTCACTCCCATAGTATTCTCGTTAATCTCGTTATTTCTTCTCTCATTATTTTAGGGGGAATTGGTTTTACCGTGATCGTAGATATAAAAAGAAAGAAAAACTTTAAAAACCTTACTTTGCACTCAAAACTCATGCTCTCATCTACTCTTATCGTTAATATTATTGCTACATCCCTTATTTTTATATTCGAATTTCATAATTCAATCTCTATGAGGGGATTTACACCATTTGAAGAGGGCATGGCTGCTTATTTCCAAGCGATTTCCACCCGAACCGCTGGATTTAATACGGTTGATATCGCCGTACTATCTAAGCCCTCCCTTTTATTAATGATGCTTCTTATGTTTATTGGAGCTGGTAGTGCTTCAACTGGTGGTGGGATTAAGTTAACCACTTTTTTAATTATGTTATTTGGCGTACTAAAATTTCTCCAAGAACAAGAGGATATTGTCGTTTTTAAAAAATCCATTAAAGATGCTCTAATTGTAAAATCATTAACGATTACAGTTATTTCGATCTCATTTATTTTTCTTTCGATTTTAATCTTAAGCATTACTGAGCGAGTCCCGTTATTAATGAGTGCCTTTGAAGTATTTTCAGCGTTTGGAACTGTCGGCCTCAGCATGAATCTAACCCCTCATTTAACAATAATCGGGAAAACGATTATAATCTTTATGATGTTTTTTGGAAAAATGGGTCCTTTAACATTAGCTTTTTCATTTGCACGCAAAAAACAACGAAAAATAAAATATCCAAATGAAGATATTTTAACAGGTTGA
- a CDS encoding alpha/beta-type small acid-soluble spore protein — translation MVKTNKLLVPGAEQALEQFKYEIAQEFGVSLGSNTASRSNGSVGGEVTKRLVALAQQQLRG, via the coding sequence ATGGTAAAAACAAACAAATTACTAGTTCCAGGTGCAGAACAAGCTCTTGAACAATTTAAATATGAAATCGCACAAGAATTTGGTGTAAGCTTAGGATCTAATACAGCATCTCGCTCTAACGGTTCTGTAGGTGGCGAAGTAACAAAACGCCTTGTCGCTTTAGCTCAACAACAATTGCGTGGATAA
- a CDS encoding IS3 family transposase (programmed frameshift): MAKFTADEKIQIVLRYLNGNESYREMGRSLGISDTIILNWVNQYKQNGLEAFLKRCTNYTQQFKLDVLNFMIENGMSLFETAAIFNIPAPSTISVWKKQLETQGIDALQSKKKGRPSMKKDSNKQLKQPLAEGSVEALEARIKQLEMENEYFKKVKCLSSKQGKITKQDKAQVVYELRHKYSVKALVELATIPRSTYYDLVKKMNRPDVDADLKAEIKAIYEENEGRYGYRRIRDELTNRGQKVNHKKVQRIMKELGLKCVVRMKKYKSYKGKVGRIAPNILERNLHTDAPNQKWVTDITEFKLFGEKLYVSPVLDLYNGEIITYTIGSRPTYSLVSDMLEKALERLPETHQLLMHSDQGWHYQMRQYVRTLESRAIVQSMSRKGNCYDNAVIENFFGIMKSEFLYIKEFENVEHFKIELEKYIDYYNTKRIKAKLKMSPVQYRTHFYQAA; this comes from the exons ATGGCTAAATTTACAGCTGATGAAAAAATACAAATCGTTCTACGTTATTTGAACGGAAATGAAAGTTATCGAGAAATGGGTAGATCGCTCGGTATAAGTGACACAATCATTTTGAATTGGGTAAACCAATATAAACAGAATGGTCTGGAAGCTTTTCTAAAACGATGTACAAATTACACACAACAATTTAAACTAGACGTACTAAACTTTATGATTGAAAACGGTATGTCCTTATTTGAGACGGCAGCTATCTTTAATATTCCTGCCCCTTCAACGATTTCTGTTTGGAAAAAACAGCTCGAAACACAAGGAATTGATGCCCTTCAATCTAAGAAAAAGGGGCGTCCATCCATGAAAAAAGATTCAAATAAACAATTAAAACAACCTTTAGCTGAAGGGTCAGTCGAAGCACTTGAAGCACGCATTAAACAGCTTGAGATGGAAAATGAGTACT TTAAAAAAGTTAAATGCCTTAGTTCAAAACAAGGAAAAATCACAAAACAAGACAAAGCGCAAGTAGTCTATGAATTAAGGCATAAATATTCGGTGAAGGCACTCGTGGAGCTAGCTACTATTCCTCGAAGCACGTATTATGATTTAGTAAAGAAAATGAATCGTCCAGATGTAGATGCCGATTTGAAAGCTGAGATTAAAGCGATTTATGAGGAAAATGAAGGTCGTTATGGTTACCGTCGCATTCGTGATGAATTAACGAATCGTGGCCAGAAAGTGAACCACAAGAAGGTTCAGCGTATTATGAAAGAGCTTGGGTTAAAGTGTGTTGTGCGTATGAAGAAATATAAATCCTATAAAGGAAAAGTCGGTAGAATTGCACCGAATATTTTAGAGCGTAATTTACATACAGATGCACCGAATCAAAAGTGGGTAACAGACATCACAGAGTTTAAATTGTTTGGAGAAAAACTGTATGTATCACCTGTATTAGATTTGTATAATGGTGAAATTATTACCTATACAATTGGTTCTAGACCGACGTATTCGCTTGTTTCAGACATGTTAGAGAAAGCATTGGAACGTTTACCTGAAACCCACCAGCTACTGATGCATTCGGATCAAGGATGGCATTATCAAATGAGACAGTACGTCCGTACTCTTGAATCAAGAGCTATCGTCCAGAGTATGTCTCGAAAAGGCAACTGTTACGACAACGCAGTAATAGAAAATTTCTTTGGGATTATGAAGTCGGAGTTCCTCTACATAAAAGAATTTGAAAATGTAGAGCACTTTAAAATAGAATTAGAAAAATATATAGATTATTATAATACGAAACGGATTAAGGCAAAATTAAAAATGAGCCCGGTACAATACCGGACTCACTTTTATCAAGCTGCCTAA
- a CDS encoding MaoC family dehydratase: MNPFQEAQTVPELRYDEIQVGDQASLTKTITDEDIINFAKLTGDVNPIHILDSFAKTTIFKERIAHGMLVSSFISTILGTKLPGKNTIYLAQNVSFRAPVKIGDTLRVVAEVIKKRDDKKIITLQTNIYNQSNEVVVEGTATILKKE, from the coding sequence ATGAATCCATTTCAAGAAGCACAAACCGTTCCGGAGCTTCGTTACGATGAGATTCAAGTTGGTGATCAAGCATCACTAACAAAAACAATTACGGATGAGGATATTATCAATTTTGCAAAATTAACTGGAGATGTGAATCCAATTCATATTCTAGATTCTTTTGCAAAAACGACAATATTTAAAGAGCGTATCGCCCATGGCATGCTCGTTTCAAGTTTTATTTCCACTATACTTGGAACAAAATTACCTGGCAAAAACACGATTTATTTAGCGCAAAATGTTTCATTTCGCGCTCCTGTCAAAATCGGTGATACATTGCGCGTAGTGGCAGAAGTTATAAAAAAGCGTGATGATAAAAAAATCATTACATTACAAACCAATATATACAACCAATCAAATGAAGTTGTCGTTGAAGGTACAGCAACAATATTGAAAAAAGAGTAG
- the phaP gene encoding polyhydroxyalkanoic acid inclusion protein PhaP — translation METKPYELVDAFWKNWSQSLSLFSSAGKQLEQLTLETLKQQQDALHKLTAGVDELEKELQQFTAQLNSQYTDYVKQYTGNSLNDQINEWQEKWNELSNHIHQLTVSPTKTSLSILTQTSGQFGETTKQFIEQQQLQREEAQKQLEVFLEEFKSKQLELAKKFEENSKNLFTSIK, via the coding sequence ATGGAAACTAAACCATACGAACTGGTCGATGCATTTTGGAAAAACTGGTCTCAATCCCTTTCCCTATTCTCTTCAGCAGGGAAACAATTAGAACAACTTACTTTAGAAACGTTAAAACAACAGCAAGATGCTTTGCATAAATTAACAGCAGGAGTAGATGAACTTGAAAAAGAACTACAACAATTCACTGCTCAATTGAACAGCCAATATACAGACTACGTGAAACAATACACTGGAAACTCCTTAAATGATCAAATTAACGAGTGGCAAGAAAAATGGAATGAACTTTCTAACCATATTCATCAACTTACCGTCTCTCCTACGAAAACATCTTTGTCTATTCTTACTCAAACGAGTGGACAATTTGGAGAAACAACAAAACAATTTATTGAACAACAGCAATTACAACGTGAAGAGGCTCAAAAACAGTTAGAAGTTTTTTTGGAAGAGTTCAAGTCCAAGCAACTGGAACTCGCAAAAAAGTTCGAGGAAAACTCAAAAAATCTATTTACTTCCATCAAGTAA
- the phaQ gene encoding poly-beta-hydroxybutyrate-responsive repressor: MLHNEPEQRESLENNQAKQPNSMPKNFLVPFLLLCLKDWSLHGYKLIQMLMDIGFSSVDQGNVYRTLRKLEKENLISSTWDTSEGGPAKRIYSLTEYGEKYLATCATSFEHYQNMLRTFFTLYTNAFFPFATSPEKDEKDSSSSPGGTAE, from the coding sequence ATGCTACATAATGAACCAGAACAACGCGAAAGTTTGGAAAACAACCAAGCGAAACAACCAAACTCCATGCCAAAAAACTTCTTAGTTCCTTTCTTACTTCTCTGTCTAAAAGACTGGAGTCTTCACGGTTACAAACTCATTCAAATGCTAATGGACATCGGCTTTTCTTCTGTTGACCAAGGCAATGTGTATAGAACATTGCGCAAGTTAGAAAAAGAAAATCTCATTTCTTCCACTTGGGATACAAGTGAAGGCGGGCCAGCGAAACGAATTTATTCTTTAACAGAATATGGAGAGAAGTATTTAGCAACATGTGCAACTTCTTTTGAGCATTATCAAAATATGCTGCGGACGTTTTTCACGTTATATACGAACGCATTCTTTCCATTTGCCACTTCTCCAGAAAAGGATGAAAAGGATTCTTCATCTTCACCTGGTGGTACAGCAGAGTAA
- the phaR gene encoding polyhydroxyalkanoic acid synthase subunit PhaR, whose translation MIDQKFDPLQAWKNAYEQTETFWGKALNETIKTEEYSAWMGSVLDLNLFYQKALNDTTKSYLEQVNVPTKEDIARVATLVINLENKVDNIEEVLEEKVDSLGQAPTLKRDVTKVKQDIRTLETKVDQILELLEKQNAVLAKLQEPIKEEAKPSVKPENKK comes from the coding sequence GTGATTGATCAAAAATTCGATCCACTGCAAGCATGGAAAAATGCTTATGAACAAACCGAAACATTTTGGGGAAAAGCGCTCAATGAAACAATTAAAACAGAAGAGTATTCTGCTTGGATGGGCAGCGTTCTAGACCTAAATTTGTTTTATCAAAAAGCGTTAAATGATACGACAAAAAGTTATTTAGAACAGGTGAATGTGCCTACGAAAGAAGATATCGCGAGAGTAGCTACGCTTGTTATTAACTTGGAAAATAAAGTGGATAACATTGAAGAAGTTTTAGAAGAAAAAGTAGATTCTTTAGGACAAGCTCCTACATTGAAACGTGATGTAACGAAAGTGAAGCAAGATATTCGTACATTAGAAACGAAAGTTGATCAAATTTTAGAATTGCTAGAAAAGCAAAATGCAGTATTAGCAAAACTGCAAGAACCTATTAAAGAAGAGGCAAAACCATCGGTGAAGCCAGAAAATAAAAAATGA
- a CDS encoding acetoacetyl-CoA reductase produces the protein MVQLNGKVAIVTGGAKGIGKAITVALAQEGAKVVINYNSSKEAAENLVNELGKEGHDVYAVQADVSKLEDAKRLVDEAVNHFGKIDILVNNAGITRDRTFKKLNREDWDRVIDVNLSSVFNTTSAVLPYITEAEEGRIISISSIIGQAGGFGQTNYSAAKAGMLGFTKSLALELAKTNVTVNAICPGFIDTEMVAEVPEDVRQKIVSKIPKKRFGQADEIAKGVVYLCRDGAYITGQQLNINGGLYM, from the coding sequence ATGGTTCAATTAAATGGAAAAGTAGCAATCGTAACAGGTGGAGCGAAAGGAATTGGAAAAGCGATTACAGTAGCATTAGCACAAGAAGGGGCAAAAGTTGTTATCAACTATAACAGCAGTAAAGAAGCAGCTGAAAACTTGGTGAATGAACTAGGAAAAGAAGGACATGACGTTTATGCAGTTCAAGCCGATGTTTCTAAGCTAGAAGATGCGAAACGACTTGTAGATGAAGCTGTGAATCATTTTGGTAAAATTGATATTCTTGTTAATAACGCTGGTATTACAAGAGATCGTACATTCAAAAAATTAAATCGTGAAGATTGGGACCGCGTAATCGATGTGAATTTAAGTAGCGTATTCAATACGACAAGTGCGGTACTTCCTTACATAACGGAAGCAGAAGAAGGAAGAATCATTAGCATTTCTTCTATTATTGGACAAGCTGGTGGATTTGGACAAACAAACTACTCAGCAGCGAAAGCAGGTATGTTAGGATTTACAAAATCATTAGCACTAGAACTTGCAAAGACGAATGTAACTGTAAATGCAATCTGCCCAGGATTTATTGATACAGAAATGGTAGCAGAAGTACCAGAAGATGTTCGTCAAAAAATCGTTTCTAAAATTCCGAAGAAACGTTTTGGTCAAGCTGACGAGATTGCTAAAGGTGTCGTATACCTATGCCGTGATGGAGCGTACATTACAGGGCAGCAATTAAATATTAACGGCGGATTATATATGTAA
- the phaC gene encoding class III poly(R)-hydroxyalkanoic acid synthase subunit PhaC, which produces MTTFVTEWEKQLELYPEEYRKAYRRVKRASEVLLREPEPQVGLTPKEVIWTKNKTKLYRYIPKQEKTHRVPILLIYALINKPYIMDLTPGNSLVEYLVDRGFDVYMLDWGTFGLEDSHLKFDDFVFDYIAKAVKKVMRTAKSDEISLLGYCMGGTLTSIYAALHPHMPIRNLIFMTSPFDFSETGLYGPLLDEKYFNLDKAVDTFGNIPPEMIDFGNKMLKPITNFVGPYVALLDRSENERFVESWRLVQKWVGDGIPFPGESYRQWIRDFYQNNKLVKGELVIRGQKVNLENIKANVLNISAKRDHIALPCQVEALLEHISSTDKQYVCLPTGHMSVVYGGTAVKQTYPTVGNWLEERSN; this is translated from the coding sequence ATGACTACATTCGTAACAGAATGGGAAAAGCAATTAGAGCTATACCCAGAAGAATATCGAAAAGCATACCGTCGTGTGAAAAGAGCGAGTGAAGTTTTATTACGTGAACCAGAACCACAAGTAGGCTTAACGCCAAAAGAGGTAATTTGGACAAAGAATAAAACAAAGCTTTATCGTTACATTCCAAAACAAGAAAAAACACATAGAGTTCCTATTTTATTAATATATGCTTTAATTAATAAACCGTATATTATGGATTTAACTCCAGGAAATAGTTTAGTGGAATATCTCGTGGATCGTGGTTTTGATGTGTATATGCTTGATTGGGGTACTTTTGGTTTGGAAGATAGTCATTTGAAGTTTGATGATTTTGTGTTCGATTATATTGCAAAAGCAGTGAAAAAAGTAATGCGAACTGCAAAATCGGACGAGATTTCTTTACTTGGTTACTGTATGGGTGGGACGCTTACATCCATTTATGCGGCACTTCACCCGCATATGCCAATTCGCAATTTAATTTTCATGACAAGTCCATTTGATTTCTCTGAAACAGGATTGTATGGTCCGTTATTAGATGAAAAGTATTTCAATTTAGATAAAGCAGTTGATACGTTCGGAAATATTCCTCCAGAAATGATTGATTTTGGGAACAAAATGTTAAAGCCAATTACAAACTTTGTCGGTCCATATGTTGCGTTGCTAGATCGTTCAGAAAATGAGCGCTTCGTAGAAAGCTGGAGATTGGTTCAAAAATGGGTTGGAGATGGTATTCCGTTCCCAGGTGAATCATATAGACAATGGATTCGTGATTTTTATCAAAATAATAAATTAGTGAAAGGCGAATTAGTGATTCGCGGACAAAAAGTTAACCTTGAAAATATTAAGGCAAACGTCTTAAATATTTCAGCGAAACGCGATCACATCGCATTGCCGTGCCAAGTAGAGGCTTTGCTTGAGCATATTTCTAGCACGGATAAACAATATGTATGTTTACCGACAGGACATATGTCTGTCGTATATGGTGGGACAGCTGTAAAACAAACGTATCCAACGGTTGGAAACTGGCTCGAAGAACGCTCGAATTAA
- a CDS encoding NAD(P)/FAD-dependent oxidoreductase: protein MTLMTGKLFWNEGASMPCYPLLENDMICEVLIIGSGEAGAHIAYLLAKIGMKVVLIDKRSIAHGSTAANTGLLQFAHDKSLTSFIHTFGEKKGVRAYRLCYEALQSLERVVPSLDINPHFIPRGSLYYASRNEDVSFLQEEYNTLRHHGFPVEYFTDADIKKRYSFTKPAALYTRGDAEVNPYLLAHSLIHKAKQHGATIFEHTEAQHIKQVQKDLICYTKTGNKIVAKNVIMATGYESLFGKKEKNTTVETSYAIVTNELEHVDGWYEQSLIWETARPYLYFRTYQNRVIVGGLDETLKIQGIGDTKLLHKRDVLIDIIKEMFPHFKNVRAEYYWAAAFGGSHDGLPILKEDNKIHNLYYALPYGGNGTVYGMVFAKLFQQLFTNRESDDFSLFNR, encoded by the coding sequence ATGACACTAATGACTGGAAAGTTGTTTTGGAATGAAGGGGCTTCTATGCCTTGTTATCCACTATTGGAAAATGATATGATATGTGAAGTGCTTATAATTGGAAGTGGAGAAGCAGGGGCTCATATTGCATATTTGTTGGCAAAGATCGGTATGAAAGTTGTATTAATTGATAAAAGGTCAATTGCGCATGGCAGTACAGCGGCTAATACAGGACTATTGCAATTTGCTCATGATAAATCATTAACTTCCTTCATTCATACATTTGGTGAAAAAAAGGGAGTACGTGCTTATAGACTATGTTATGAGGCATTGCAATCATTGGAGCGAGTTGTTCCAAGTCTAGATATTAATCCACATTTTATTCCAAGAGGCAGTTTATATTACGCAAGTAGAAATGAGGATGTTTCATTTTTACAAGAAGAGTACAATACATTACGACATCACGGGTTTCCTGTTGAGTACTTCACAGATGCTGACATTAAGAAGCGATATTCGTTTACAAAACCAGCAGCGTTATATACACGCGGAGACGCAGAAGTAAATCCATATTTATTAGCGCACAGTCTTATACATAAAGCAAAGCAGCATGGTGCTACCATATTTGAACATACAGAGGCGCAGCACATTAAACAAGTCCAAAAAGATTTAATTTGTTACACGAAAACGGGTAATAAAATTGTAGCAAAGAATGTGATTATGGCTACAGGATATGAATCCCTTTTTGGGAAAAAAGAAAAAAATACAACGGTAGAAACTTCTTATGCGATTGTAACAAATGAATTAGAACATGTTGATGGATGGTACGAGCAATCCTTAATTTGGGAAACGGCCCGTCCTTATTTGTATTTTCGAACGTATCAAAACCGTGTTATTGTAGGTGGATTAGATGAAACACTGAAAATTCAAGGGATTGGTGATACGAAATTATTGCATAAGCGTGATGTACTTATTGACATTATAAAAGAGATGTTTCCTCATTTTAAAAATGTACGAGCAGAATATTATTGGGCAGCAGCGTTTGGCGGTAGCCATGATGGACTTCCTATTTTAAAGGAAGATAACAAGATACATAATTTATATTATGCATTGCCATACGGGGGAAATGGGACTGTGTACGGAATGGTATTTGCGAAACTATTTCAACAGTTATTTACAAATAGAGAAAGTGATGATTTTTCTTTATTTAATCGATAG
- a CDS encoding TrkH family potassium uptake protein, whose amino-acid sequence MRDIKKFLQKLRPVQLIVLFYLIAVVVSVILLSLPFVIKPGVKWTFIDALFTSVSAVSVTGLSVVTISDTFTTAGIIVLALILQLGGLGIMALGTFVWIITGKKIGLQRRRLIMADHNQGNLAGLVELMRSILIVIISIELIGAVLLGTRFLLYFPTWQEAYFHGFFAAVSATTNGGFDLTGQSLIPYQKDYMVQIIHMLLIILGAIGFPVLMEMKQYVSKKKHQLFRFSLFTKLTTTTFFALVIVGTVVIFLLERNQFLVGKSWHETVFYTLFQSVTTRSGGLATMDIRELSQPTLLFMSILMFIGASPSSVGGGIRTTTFAVSILSLYTFAKGGRTVRVFKRQLHEEDVLKASVVMTMGILLCASALLILSITENVPFMSLIVEVCSAFGTTGLSTGITSDLTTVGKLVLIVLMFIGRVGILTFILASGGREQPPRYKYPKERIIIG is encoded by the coding sequence ATGAGAGATATAAAAAAGTTTTTACAAAAATTACGGCCCGTACAGCTTATTGTTTTATTTTATTTAATAGCGGTAGTGGTATCGGTTATTTTACTTAGTTTACCGTTTGTTATTAAACCCGGTGTGAAATGGACATTCATAGATGCATTATTTACATCTGTTAGTGCTGTAAGTGTTACTGGACTTTCAGTTGTTACGATTTCTGATACGTTTACTACGGCCGGGATTATTGTTTTAGCCCTTATTTTACAATTAGGTGGCTTAGGAATTATGGCGCTTGGTACGTTCGTTTGGATTATAACGGGGAAAAAGATTGGTTTGCAAAGAAGAAGGTTAATTATGGCAGACCATAACCAAGGGAATTTAGCGGGGCTTGTTGAATTGATGCGATCGATTTTAATTGTAATTATTTCAATAGAACTGATTGGGGCAGTACTTTTAGGTACAAGATTTTTACTTTATTTTCCGACTTGGCAAGAAGCATACTTTCATGGTTTTTTTGCCGCTGTTAGTGCAACAACGAATGGTGGATTTGATTTAACAGGGCAGTCGCTTATTCCGTATCAAAAAGATTATATGGTCCAAATCATCCATATGTTGCTTATTATTTTAGGTGCAATTGGTTTCCCTGTATTAATGGAAATGAAGCAGTACGTAAGTAAGAAAAAGCATCAACTATTCCGCTTCTCTTTATTTACAAAATTGACGACAACAACATTTTTCGCGCTTGTTATCGTTGGAACAGTTGTGATTTTCCTATTAGAACGAAATCAATTTTTAGTAGGAAAGTCATGGCATGAAACGGTGTTCTATACATTGTTCCAATCGGTGACGACGCGAAGCGGTGGATTAGCGACGATGGATATACGTGAATTATCACAACCGACGCTTTTATTTATGAGTATATTAATGTTTATTGGGGCTTCTCCAAGTTCAGTTGGAGGAGGAATACGAACAACGACATTTGCTGTGAGTATATTATCTTTGTATACATTTGCGAAAGGCGGTAGAACAGTCCGTGTGTTTAAACGTCAGCTGCATGAAGAAGATGTTTTAAAAGCATCTGTTGTGATGACGATGGGGATTTTATTATGTGCATCAGCGTTACTTATTTTATCTATTACTGAAAATGTACCATTTATGAGCTTAATTGTTGAAGTTTGTTCAGCTTTTGGAACGACTGGACTATCAACGGGTATTACGTCAGATTTAACAACTGTTGGTAAATTAGTATTAATTGTGCTTATGTTTATTGGACGTGTAGGTATTTTAACCTTTATTTTAGCTAGTGGTGGAAGAGAACAACCACCTCGCTATAAATATCCGAAAGAGAGAATTATTATCGGATAG
- a CDS encoding DUF3905 domain-containing protein: MKKEQKIPSPILDETLPHQINFPSFKGTGKQMQQPFINQYDVVIGDSKYNSANSPLNNWTDEIDPAIMAGEEWVHPTNDIGWISEENQELLKKKVDNKTDAFMHPQFGIND, translated from the coding sequence TTGAAGAAAGAACAAAAGATTCCTTCGCCCATTTTAGATGAAACGCTCCCGCATCAAATCAACTTTCCGTCTTTTAAAGGTACAGGTAAACAAATGCAACAACCTTTTATAAACCAATATGATGTTGTTATTGGTGATAGTAAATATAACTCTGCAAACAGTCCACTTAATAATTGGACTGATGAAATCGATCCTGCCATAATGGCGGGAGAAGAATGGGTTCATCCAACAAATGATATTGGGTGGATTTCAGAAGAGAATCAAGAGTTACTAAAAAAGAAAGTTGATAACAAAACCGATGCTTTTATGCATCCTCAATTTGGAATTAACGACTAA